A DNA window from Ostrea edulis chromosome 5, xbOstEdul1.1, whole genome shotgun sequence contains the following coding sequences:
- the LOC125652594 gene encoding TNF receptor-associated factor 3-like isoform X2, which produces MAEATFSSLSSSSLKSSLQQTPPGNPVFVAFDDKYRCVVCNGIVREAVQTPCGHRACEQCIFQLLHGNPKKVKCPAGEETCSFLVLSEIHRDSGARREVRLLLVFCTFKTEGCEKILPWKDLQDHEIMCTYRLVECRFSSEGCKVVVIKRDVEIHQKQCPFRLESCKFCQQEIQNQLVQEHLEKTCPQYVIQCTYNCGTNPAPRVQMEQHSKECPRRPLKCKYHSIGCEFTGSEEEMEMHTRSETDSHIQLSVVRNTENALEVLHSREVTQTMDVKITELEHLLTKNLQVIEDLKGGVDTMKKAMKDIKLKVVAQTERLITVERKVENLADNEAHNKLSRDMMMIKETQNTLEGRINQLERAGPMGGSNGINGTLPAQIQQHERQLGIMDLRMAELDLRFQVMETASYNGVLMWKIRDYLRRKEDARTGKTISLYSQPFYTGRFGYKMCARVYLNGDGVGKGTHLSLFFVVQRGEYDALLPWPFKQKVTLMLLDQENGTRNLVDSFRPDITSSSFKRPTSEMNVASGCPLFVC; this is translated from the exons ATGGCGGAGGCTACTTTCAGTTCTCTTTCATCATCGAGTCTTAAATCATCTCTTCAACAAACCCCTCCTGGCAACCCAGTCTTTGTTGCGTTCGATGACAAGTACAGGTGTGTCGTATGTAATGGGATAGTTAGAGAGGCTGTCCAGACGCCATGTGGACACCGGGCGTGCGAGCAATGCATCTTCCAATTACTACACGGGAATCCCAAGAAGGTGAAATGTCCGGCCGGGGAGGAGACGTGCAGTTTTCTGGTATTAAGCGAG ATTCACAGGGATTCTGGGGCGCGGAGAGAGGTCCGCCTTTTGCTTGTCTTTTGTACCTTTAAAACAGAAGGTTGTGAGAAAATTTTGCCATGGAAAGATTTGCAG GATCATGAAATAATGTGTACCTACCGACTCGTGGAGTGCAGATTTTCCTCCGAAGGATGTAAGGTCGTTGTGATCAAGAGAGACGTAGAGATTCACCAGAAACAATGTCCTTTCCGGTTGGAGTCCTGCAAGTTTTGTCAACAGGAGATCCAGAATCAACTCGTGCAG GAACACTTGGAAAAGACCTGCCCCCAGTACGTGATTCAATGTACATACAACTGTGGAACGAACCCGGCTCCAAGAGTTCAG ATGGAGCAACATAGTAAAGAATGCCCCCGACGACCGCTAAAGTGTAAATACCACAGCATTGGATGTGAATTTACA GGGTCGGAGGAGGAAATGGAAATGCACACGCGGTCAGAGACAGATTCTCATATCCAACTTTCTGTGGTACGAAACACAGAGAATGCACTGGAGGTACTCCATTCCCGAGAAGTTACCCAG ACAATGGATGTAAAAATAACCGAACTTGAACATCTGTTGACGAAGAATTTACAAGTCATTGAAGATCTGAAAGGAGGAGTTGACACAATGAAAAAAGCAATGAAAGACATTAAG CTGAAAGTTGTCGCACAAACGGAGAGGCTCATCACTGTCGAAAGGAAAGTGGAAAATCTCGCTGACAATGAAGCACATAATAAACTGTCACGTGACATGATGATGATAAAGGAGACACAGAACACACTGGAAGGAAGAATTAACCAATTAGAAAGAGCAGGACCTATGGGAGGATCAAATGGGATCAATG GAACATTACCAGCACAAATCCAACAGCATGAACGTCAACTCGGCATCATGGACCTCAGAATGGCAGAGCTGGATTTACGTTTCCAGGTGATGGAGACGGCAAGTTACAACGGAGTTCTGATGTGGAAAATCCGAGACTACCTGCGTCGTAAGGAAGATGCAAGAACAGGAAAGACTATTTCTCTTTACAGCCAACCTTTTTACACCGGTAGATTTGGATACAAAATGTGTGCAAGGGTCTATCTGAATGGAGACGGTGTAGGAAAGGGTACTCACCTTTCTCTTTTCTTTGTTGTTCAAAGAGGAGAATACGACGCGTTGTTGCCTTGGCCATTCAAGCAGAAAGTCACGTTGATGTTGTTGGACCAAGAAAACGGCACCCGAAATTTGGTGGATTCTTTTAGACCGGATATAACCAGCTCCAGTTTCAAGCGCCCCACGTCTGAGATGAATGTGGCCTCTGGCTGTCCGTTATTT GTATGTTAG
- the LOC125652594 gene encoding TNF receptor-associated factor 3-like isoform X1 produces MAEATFSSLSSSSLKSSLQQTPPGNPVFVAFDDKYRCVVCNGIVREAVQTPCGHRACEQCIFQLLHGNPKKVKCPAGEETCSFLVLSEIHRDSGARREVRLLLVFCTFKTEGCEKILPWKDLQDHEIMCTYRLVECRFSSEGCKVVVIKRDVEIHQKQCPFRLESCKFCQQEIQNQLVQEHLEKTCPQYVIQCTYNCGTNPAPRVQMEQHSKECPRRPLKCKYHSIGCEFTGSEEEMEMHTRSETDSHIQLSVVRNTENALEVLHSREVTQTMDVKITELEHLLTKNLQVIEDLKGGVDTMKKAMKDIKLKVVAQTERLITVERKVENLADNEAHNKLSRDMMMIKETQNTLEGRINQLERAGPMGGSNGINGTLPAQIQQHERQLGIMDLRMAELDLRFQVMETASYNGVLMWKIRDYLRRKEDARTGKTISLYSQPFYTGRFGYKMCARVYLNGDGVGKGTHLSLFFVVQRGEYDALLPWPFKQKVTLMLLDQENGTRNLVDSFRPDITSSSFKRPTSEMNVASGCPLFHFQTLPVYKDRQNLSDIAW; encoded by the exons ATGGCGGAGGCTACTTTCAGTTCTCTTTCATCATCGAGTCTTAAATCATCTCTTCAACAAACCCCTCCTGGCAACCCAGTCTTTGTTGCGTTCGATGACAAGTACAGGTGTGTCGTATGTAATGGGATAGTTAGAGAGGCTGTCCAGACGCCATGTGGACACCGGGCGTGCGAGCAATGCATCTTCCAATTACTACACGGGAATCCCAAGAAGGTGAAATGTCCGGCCGGGGAGGAGACGTGCAGTTTTCTGGTATTAAGCGAG ATTCACAGGGATTCTGGGGCGCGGAGAGAGGTCCGCCTTTTGCTTGTCTTTTGTACCTTTAAAACAGAAGGTTGTGAGAAAATTTTGCCATGGAAAGATTTGCAG GATCATGAAATAATGTGTACCTACCGACTCGTGGAGTGCAGATTTTCCTCCGAAGGATGTAAGGTCGTTGTGATCAAGAGAGACGTAGAGATTCACCAGAAACAATGTCCTTTCCGGTTGGAGTCCTGCAAGTTTTGTCAACAGGAGATCCAGAATCAACTCGTGCAG GAACACTTGGAAAAGACCTGCCCCCAGTACGTGATTCAATGTACATACAACTGTGGAACGAACCCGGCTCCAAGAGTTCAG ATGGAGCAACATAGTAAAGAATGCCCCCGACGACCGCTAAAGTGTAAATACCACAGCATTGGATGTGAATTTACA GGGTCGGAGGAGGAAATGGAAATGCACACGCGGTCAGAGACAGATTCTCATATCCAACTTTCTGTGGTACGAAACACAGAGAATGCACTGGAGGTACTCCATTCCCGAGAAGTTACCCAG ACAATGGATGTAAAAATAACCGAACTTGAACATCTGTTGACGAAGAATTTACAAGTCATTGAAGATCTGAAAGGAGGAGTTGACACAATGAAAAAAGCAATGAAAGACATTAAG CTGAAAGTTGTCGCACAAACGGAGAGGCTCATCACTGTCGAAAGGAAAGTGGAAAATCTCGCTGACAATGAAGCACATAATAAACTGTCACGTGACATGATGATGATAAAGGAGACACAGAACACACTGGAAGGAAGAATTAACCAATTAGAAAGAGCAGGACCTATGGGAGGATCAAATGGGATCAATG GAACATTACCAGCACAAATCCAACAGCATGAACGTCAACTCGGCATCATGGACCTCAGAATGGCAGAGCTGGATTTACGTTTCCAGGTGATGGAGACGGCAAGTTACAACGGAGTTCTGATGTGGAAAATCCGAGACTACCTGCGTCGTAAGGAAGATGCAAGAACAGGAAAGACTATTTCTCTTTACAGCCAACCTTTTTACACCGGTAGATTTGGATACAAAATGTGTGCAAGGGTCTATCTGAATGGAGACGGTGTAGGAAAGGGTACTCACCTTTCTCTTTTCTTTGTTGTTCAAAGAGGAGAATACGACGCGTTGTTGCCTTGGCCATTCAAGCAGAAAGTCACGTTGATGTTGTTGGACCAAGAAAACGGCACCCGAAATTTGGTGGATTCTTTTAGACCGGATATAACCAGCTCCAGTTTCAAGCGCCCCACGTCTGAGATGAATGTGGCCTCTGGCTGTCCGTTATTT CATTTTCAGACTCTCCCTGTGTATAAGGATAGGCAAAATTTGAGTGACATTGCCTGGTGA